From Candidatus Methylomirabilota bacterium, the proteins below share one genomic window:
- a CDS encoding acyl-CoA dehydratase activase produces MLVAGVDLGSGTTKCVLVDEQGAVRGRGSIRTKVDFAKVARETLEAARLDAGPTGGDVGYVATTGLGRYAIPFRDIQITDLTCGARGAAALCPESRYVLDIGAQCSRAIKLRDGGKVKEFHMNEKCAAGSGGFLERAAKYLEVTITDIGPLSLRAAKSRPISSVCAVLAESEIINHVSDGATVESILRGIHDSLADRALSLLKRVGLDGAVAFIGGVAQQEGMVVALREKLRVPVHVPESPQFTTALGAALLGLQRYRKLATIATGGRP; encoded by the coding sequence ATGCTGGTGGCCGGGGTCGACCTCGGGTCGGGAACGACGAAGTGCGTCCTCGTCGACGAGCAGGGGGCGGTGCGGGGGCGCGGCTCGATCCGCACCAAGGTCGACTTCGCGAAGGTCGCCCGCGAGACGCTGGAGGCCGCCCGGCTCGACGCGGGTCCGACGGGCGGGGACGTCGGCTACGTGGCGACGACGGGGCTCGGGCGGTACGCCATCCCGTTCCGCGACATCCAGATCACGGACCTCACCTGCGGCGCCCGCGGCGCCGCCGCGCTGTGCCCCGAGAGCCGCTACGTCCTCGACATCGGCGCCCAGTGCTCGCGCGCGATCAAGCTGCGGGACGGCGGCAAGGTGAAAGAGTTCCACATGAACGAGAAGTGCGCGGCCGGCTCGGGCGGTTTCCTCGAGCGGGCGGCCAAGTACCTCGAGGTCACGATCACCGACATCGGGCCGCTCTCCCTGCGCGCCGCCAAGTCCCGGCCGATCTCGAGCGTCTGCGCCGTGCTGGCGGAGTCCGAGATCATCAACCACGTCTCGGATGGCGCGACGGTGGAGAGCATCCTCCGGGGGATCCACGACTCGCTGGCGGATCGGGCCCTGTCGCTGCTCAAGCGGGTCGGGCTCGACGGGGCGGTGGCCTTCATCGGCGGCGTCGCCCAGCAGGAGGGCATGGTCGTCGCCCTGCGGGAGAAGCTCAGGGTGCCCGTCCACGTGCCGGAGTCACCTCAGTTCACGACGGCGCTCGGGGCCGCGCTCCTCGGCCTTCAGCGGTATCGCAAGCTCGCGACGATCGCGACGGGAGGACGACCATGA
- a CDS encoding amidohydrolase family protein yields MIGVVDYWCNLFTPEGIRACFEDQEELREVFRWWRMEDRLKGHSPKEFLGLMDEAGVETVLVPAAKMRSFRTQRLIWDVAVRDVAELCEAAPDRIAGLYGIDPWSRMGGVRELEEAVRRQRFVGAHLHPYGFGLPLNAAAYYPFYAKCVELDVPLVVQVGHSAESMPSALGRPLLLDDVALYFPELRIVAAHTGWPWVEELVALAWKHPNVYIGTSAHAPRYWDPALVRFLSSRGVGKVLFGTDYPVLRHADALTQIDALSLKEDARAWLLRETARKVFRL; encoded by the coding sequence ATGATCGGCGTCGTCGACTACTGGTGCAACCTCTTCACGCCGGAGGGAATCCGGGCGTGCTTCGAGGATCAGGAGGAGCTGCGCGAGGTATTCCGGTGGTGGCGGATGGAGGACCGTCTCAAGGGCCACTCCCCCAAGGAGTTTCTGGGCCTCATGGACGAGGCCGGCGTGGAGACGGTCCTCGTCCCCGCCGCCAAGATGCGCTCGTTCCGGACGCAGCGCCTCATCTGGGACGTCGCGGTCCGAGACGTGGCGGAGCTCTGCGAGGCCGCGCCGGACCGGATCGCCGGCCTCTACGGGATCGACCCCTGGAGCCGGATGGGCGGCGTCCGCGAGCTGGAGGAGGCCGTGCGGCGCCAGAGGTTCGTCGGCGCCCACCTCCACCCCTACGGCTTCGGCCTTCCCCTGAACGCCGCCGCCTACTACCCGTTCTATGCCAAGTGTGTCGAGCTCGACGTGCCGCTCGTCGTCCAGGTGGGCCACTCGGCCGAATCCATGCCGAGCGCCCTCGGGCGGCCGCTTCTCCTCGACGACGTGGCGCTCTACTTCCCCGAGCTCCGGATCGTGGCCGCCCACACCGGCTGGCCCTGGGTCGAGGAGCTGGTGGCCCTGGCCTGGAAGCACCCCAACGTCTACATCGGCACCTCGGCCCACGCGCCGAGGTATTGGGACCCGGCCCTGGTCCGCTTCCTCAGCTCGCGAGGGGTGGGCAAGGTCCTCTTCGGCACCGACTATCCCGTCCTCCGACACGCCGACGCGCTGACCCAGATCGACGCGTTGTCGCTGAAGGAGGACGCTCGGGCGTGGCTCCTGCGGGAGACGGCCCGCAAGGTCTTCCGGCTCTGA
- a CDS encoding hemerythrin domain-containing protein, producing the protein MCSCRAATRRGVASHVGPATAELRHEHEAILRALAILERAGERLAAGQPLSEPALAELVELIRTFADRCHHGKEEDQLFPALRAKGVGEPLAVFLEDHVEGRGYLGTLSSPAPAAERAAAARRYVGLLRDHIQRENEVLFPMADDVLTADEHADLAKRYEEVERRVVGPGVHEKLLAALDRLEDAIPSGPEPMR; encoded by the coding sequence ATGTGTTCCTGCCGCGCCGCCACCAGGCGAGGTGTCGCCAGCCACGTCGGCCCGGCGACCGCGGAGCTCCGTCACGAGCACGAGGCCATCCTGCGCGCCCTCGCGATCCTCGAGCGGGCGGGCGAGCGGCTGGCCGCCGGGCAGCCGCTGAGCGAGCCGGCACTGGCCGAGCTCGTGGAGCTGATCCGGACGTTCGCCGACCGGTGCCACCACGGAAAGGAGGAGGACCAGCTCTTCCCGGCGCTGCGGGCGAAGGGGGTGGGGGAACCGCTCGCCGTCTTCCTCGAGGACCACGTGGAAGGGCGCGGCTACCTCGGGACCCTTTCGAGCCCGGCCCCGGCGGCCGAGCGGGCCGCGGCCGCCCGGCGGTACGTGGGACTCCTGCGCGACCACATCCAGCGGGAGAACGAGGTGCTCTTCCCGATGGCCGACGACGTGCTGACCGCCGACGAGCACGCCGACCTGGCGAAGCGCTACGAAGAGGTAGAGCGGCGCGTGGTGGGACCTGGCGTGCACGAGAAGCTCCTGGCGGCGCTCGACCGGCTCGAGGACGCCATCCCGTCGGGTCCGGAGCCGATGCGGTGA
- a CDS encoding VOC family protein yields MSVKVARVDRVSIAVRDLGAARAFFERLFGAEFGEIQDVAADGYRYVPFTLAGFTLELLEPYRPGNVIARFLDKRGEGLYQLSLMVEDLDEAVTALEAAGLRVLGPRSYPEDVVLEGCRWREAFVHPRDAFGVLLFLGERTPVTP; encoded by the coding sequence GTGAGCGTCAAGGTCGCCCGGGTCGACCGCGTCTCGATCGCGGTGCGGGACCTCGGGGCCGCTCGGGCGTTTTTCGAGCGGCTCTTCGGCGCGGAGTTCGGCGAGATCCAGGACGTGGCCGCCGACGGCTACCGCTATGTCCCGTTCACGCTGGCCGGCTTCACCCTTGAGCTCTTGGAGCCGTATCGCCCCGGCAACGTGATTGCGCGCTTCCTCGACAAGCGTGGCGAGGGGCTCTACCAGCTCTCGCTCATGGTCGAGGATCTCGACGAAGCCGTGACGGCGCTCGAGGCGGCCGGCCTCCGGGTCCTGGGCCCGCGCAGTTATCCCGAGGACGTGGTCCTGGAGGGCTGCCGCTGGAGGGAGGCCTTCGTCCACCCGCGGGATGCCTTCGGCGTGCTCCTCTTCCTGGGCGAGCGGACTCCCGTCACGCCCTGA
- a CDS encoding NAD(P)(+) transhydrogenase (Re/Si-specific) subunit beta: METYFIQATYLAAAVAFVLSLKWLSHPTTARRGVLVGEIGMALAIVGTLVHHEVISYRWILVGFVAGTAVGLPLAVFMPMTHVPQRTALSHAFGALAAALVGTAEYYLHPSELSTFTMAVLSLEVILGYLTFTGSLMAFGKLQDLVPSRPVVYRGQNVVNLSLLGIAVAVAGYLVLDPARTALFPVMSGLALLFGVLLIIPIGGADMPTVIALLNSYAGLSASMMGFVLDNKLLIVAGALDGSSGFILSVIMCRAMNRSFANVLFGGFGQVQVSAARVEQRSVRSASPEEAAEILGASSSVIVVPGYGMAVAQAQHKVRELYDALTKRGVDVKFAIHPVAGRMPGHMNVLLAEADIPYERLVEMEEINPDFPRTDVVLVIGANDVVNPAARHDTASPIYGMPILDVDKARTVMVIKRSMAPGFAGIENELFYLDKTMMLFGDAKSFVGEIVKELAGSRAAA; this comes from the coding sequence ATGGAGACCTACTTCATCCAGGCGACCTACCTGGCGGCGGCGGTCGCCTTCGTTCTGTCGCTGAAGTGGCTGAGCCACCCCACCACCGCCCGTCGCGGGGTGCTGGTGGGGGAGATCGGCATGGCCCTGGCCATCGTGGGGACGCTGGTGCACCACGAGGTCATCTCCTATCGGTGGATCCTGGTGGGCTTCGTGGCGGGCACGGCCGTCGGGCTGCCGCTGGCCGTCTTCATGCCCATGACCCACGTCCCCCAGCGGACCGCGCTGAGCCACGCCTTCGGCGCGTTGGCGGCCGCGCTCGTCGGTACCGCCGAGTACTACCTCCACCCGAGTGAGCTCTCCACCTTCACGATGGCGGTGCTGAGCCTGGAGGTGATCCTGGGCTACCTCACCTTCACCGGAAGCCTCATGGCCTTCGGGAAGCTCCAGGACCTCGTGCCGAGCCGGCCCGTGGTCTACCGGGGCCAGAACGTCGTGAACCTGTCCCTGCTGGGGATCGCCGTCGCGGTGGCGGGCTACCTGGTCCTCGACCCGGCCCGGACCGCGCTCTTCCCCGTCATGTCGGGGCTGGCGCTGCTCTTCGGGGTGCTCCTCATCATCCCCATCGGGGGCGCCGACATGCCGACCGTGATCGCGCTGCTCAACTCCTATGCCGGGCTGTCGGCGTCCATGATGGGCTTCGTGCTGGACAACAAGCTGCTGATCGTGGCCGGAGCGCTGGACGGCTCCTCGGGCTTCATCCTGTCGGTCATCATGTGCCGGGCCATGAACCGGTCCTTTGCCAACGTGCTCTTCGGCGGCTTCGGCCAGGTGCAGGTCTCGGCCGCCCGGGTGGAGCAGCGGTCGGTGCGGAGCGCGAGCCCCGAGGAGGCGGCCGAGATCCTGGGGGCGTCCTCGTCGGTGATCGTGGTGCCGGGCTACGGCATGGCCGTGGCCCAGGCCCAGCACAAGGTGCGCGAGCTCTACGACGCCCTCACCAAGCGCGGCGTGGACGTGAAGTTCGCCATCCACCCGGTGGCCGGACGCATGCCCGGGCACATGAACGTGCTGCTGGCCGAGGCCGACATCCCCTACGAGCGGCTCGTGGAGATGGAGGAGATCAACCCCGACTTCCCGCGGACGGATGTGGTGCTCGTGATCGGCGCCAACGACGTCGTGAACCCGGCGGCCCGGCACGACACGGCGAGCCCCATCTACGGCATGCCGATCCTCGACGTGGACAAGGCCCGCACCGTGATGGTGATCAAGCGCAGCATGGCGCCGGGCTTCGCCGGCATCGAGAACGAGCTCTTCTACCTCGACAAGACCATGATGCTCTTCGGCGACGCCAAGAGCTTCGTGGGCGAGATCGTGAAGGAGCTGGCGGGCAGCCGGGCGGCGGCCTAG
- a CDS encoding NAD(P) transhydrogenase subunit alpha, with protein MTANLESQLFVFILATFVGLEVIRRVSPLLHTPLMSLTNAISAISLVGSIIIAGAGKSELSTVLGTLAVACSMANVVGGFVITDRMLKMFKRREPGK; from the coding sequence ATGACGGCGAACCTCGAGAGTCAGCTGTTCGTGTTCATCCTCGCCACCTTCGTGGGGCTCGAGGTGATCCGGCGCGTGAGCCCCCTGCTCCACACGCCGCTGATGTCGCTCACCAACGCCATCTCGGCCATCTCGCTGGTGGGCTCCATCATCATCGCGGGCGCGGGCAAGAGCGAGCTGAGCACCGTCCTGGGGACGCTGGCCGTGGCCTGCTCCATGGCCAACGTGGTAGGCGGCTTCGTGATCACCGACCGCATGCTCAAGATGTTCAAGCGGCGGGAGCCGGGGAAATAG
- a CDS encoding Re/Si-specific NAD(P)(+) transhydrogenase subunit alpha — protein MIFGVPKETFPGERRVALVPGVLPGLAKAGHEVLLERGAGEAAFYPDQAFVEKGGRIAAARAEVFGSADVMLQVLAHGANDKTGRADLPLLRRGQVLVGFLRAVGSPETVREVAATGATAYAAELMPRITRAQNMDALSSMATVAGFKAVLLAAEHLPRMFPMLTTAAGTIPPARVLVVGAGVAGLQAIATARRLGAVVSAYDVRPAVKEQVQSLGARFVELPLDTAAAEDKGGYARAQDEAFYRRQRELMARVVAESDVVITTAVVPGRKAPVLVTADMVRGMTRGSVIIDMAAERGGNCELTRMHETVVEHGVTIIGPVNLASSIPYHASQLYARNLTAFLLHLTKVGLPEPNLEDEITRETLVARGGEVVHPRVREALGLQPQPAPAAAGV, from the coding sequence ATGATATTCGGCGTGCCCAAGGAGACGTTCCCCGGCGAGCGCCGGGTGGCGCTGGTACCCGGCGTCCTGCCGGGGCTGGCCAAGGCGGGCCACGAGGTCCTCCTGGAGCGGGGCGCGGGCGAGGCCGCCTTCTACCCCGACCAGGCCTTCGTCGAGAAGGGCGGCCGCATCGCCGCTGCGCGGGCCGAGGTGTTCGGCTCGGCCGACGTGATGCTCCAGGTCCTGGCCCACGGCGCCAACGACAAGACGGGGCGCGCGGACTTGCCCCTGCTCCGGCGCGGTCAGGTGCTGGTGGGCTTCCTCCGAGCGGTGGGCTCTCCGGAGACGGTGCGCGAGGTCGCGGCGACCGGCGCCACGGCCTACGCCGCGGAGCTGATGCCGCGCATCACGCGCGCCCAGAACATGGACGCGCTCTCCTCCATGGCCACCGTGGCGGGTTTCAAGGCCGTGCTGCTGGCCGCCGAGCACCTGCCCCGGATGTTCCCCATGCTCACCACCGCCGCCGGGACGATCCCGCCGGCCCGCGTGCTCGTGGTGGGGGCCGGCGTGGCCGGGCTCCAGGCCATCGCCACCGCCCGCCGGCTCGGCGCCGTGGTCTCGGCCTACGACGTGCGCCCGGCGGTGAAAGAGCAGGTGCAAAGCCTCGGGGCGCGCTTCGTGGAGCTGCCACTCGACACGGCAGCCGCCGAGGACAAGGGCGGCTACGCCCGGGCCCAGGACGAGGCCTTCTACCGGCGGCAGCGGGAGCTCATGGCGCGCGTGGTCGCCGAGAGCGATGTCGTGATCACCACGGCGGTGGTGCCGGGCCGGAAGGCGCCAGTCCTCGTCACCGCCGACATGGTACGCGGCATGACGCGCGGCTCCGTGATCATCGACATGGCGGCCGAGCGCGGCGGCAATTGCGAGCTGACGCGGATGCACGAGACCGTGGTGGAGCACGGGGTGACCATCATCGGCCCGGTGAACCTGGCCAGCAGCATCCCCTACCACGCGAGCCAGCTGTACGCCCGGAACCTGACCGCGTTCCTGCTCCACCTGACCAAGGTGGGGCTGCCCGAGCCCAACCTGGAGGACGAGATCACCCGCGAGACCCTGGTCGCGCGGGGCGGCGAGGTCGTCCACCCGCGCGTGCGCGAGGCGCTGGGACTCCAGCCCCAACCCGCGCCCGCCGCGGCCGGGGTCTGA
- a CDS encoding NAD-dependent malic enzyme, whose protein sequence is MELYRVEKVPYRGPQLLRQPMYNKGSAFSREERGALGLEGLLPWAVSSMEQQARRAYENIVRKTDPLERHIGLAALHDRNEHLFYRVLSDHLEEFLPVVYTPTVGRACQEFSHIFRQARGLWITPAHRGHVHELLANAPVADVRLIVVTDNERILGLGDQGAGGMGIPIGKLAVYTAAAGIDPSQTLPISLDVGTDNPALLEDDLYLGWPFPRLRGETYDRLVDEFVMAVARRFPRALLQWEDFKKQNAFNLLDRYRKTLPSFNDDIQGTGATVLAGLIAGTRITGTPLGAQRVVIVGAGAAGIGIARQIRDALERAGVTGGALVRAVALVDVGGLLIRPDPALDHYQRPFAWPASLAAAAGLAGPHGLEAVIRALQPTALVGVCGQAGAFTEAAVRAMAVTAERPVILPLSNPTSQSEAVPADLLAWTDGRALVATGSPFDPVTHGGRKVRIGQSNNALVFPGLGLGALVAEAREVTDAMCRVAAECLADQVSSADLAAGSLYPPVRELRRVALAIAGAVVREARDAGLGRPIPDEAIPAAIAAATWKPCYPRLCQD, encoded by the coding sequence ATGGAGCTGTACCGCGTCGAGAAGGTTCCATACCGGGGCCCGCAACTCCTGCGGCAGCCCATGTACAACAAAGGCAGCGCGTTCAGCCGAGAGGAACGTGGCGCCCTCGGGCTCGAGGGCCTCCTGCCGTGGGCGGTCAGCTCCATGGAGCAGCAGGCCCGGCGCGCGTACGAGAACATCGTCCGGAAGACCGACCCGCTCGAGCGGCACATCGGGCTGGCGGCGCTCCACGACCGCAACGAGCACCTCTTTTACCGGGTGCTGAGCGACCACCTGGAGGAGTTCCTGCCGGTCGTCTACACGCCGACCGTCGGCCGCGCCTGTCAGGAGTTCAGCCACATCTTCCGTCAGGCCCGCGGGCTGTGGATCACACCGGCCCATCGCGGCCACGTCCACGAGCTCCTGGCCAACGCCCCCGTCGCCGACGTGCGCCTCATCGTGGTGACGGACAACGAGCGGATCCTCGGCCTGGGCGACCAGGGTGCCGGCGGCATGGGCATTCCCATCGGCAAGCTGGCCGTCTACACGGCCGCCGCCGGGATCGATCCCAGCCAGACCCTGCCGATCAGCCTGGACGTCGGGACGGACAATCCGGCACTGCTCGAGGACGACCTCTATCTGGGGTGGCCGTTCCCGCGGCTACGCGGCGAGACATACGACCGGCTCGTCGACGAGTTCGTGATGGCAGTCGCGCGGCGCTTCCCGCGCGCGCTGCTCCAGTGGGAGGACTTCAAGAAGCAGAACGCGTTCAACCTGCTGGACCGCTACCGTAAGACGCTGCCGTCGTTCAACGACGACATCCAGGGAACCGGGGCCACCGTCCTGGCGGGCCTCATCGCCGGGACCCGGATCACCGGGACACCGCTCGGCGCCCAGCGCGTCGTGATCGTCGGGGCCGGGGCCGCGGGCATCGGGATCGCCCGGCAGATCCGCGACGCGCTCGAGCGCGCGGGCGTGACCGGCGGCGCGCTCGTCCGGGCGGTCGCTCTCGTCGACGTCGGCGGCCTGCTGATCCGGCCCGACCCGGCGCTCGACCACTACCAGCGACCCTTCGCGTGGCCGGCCTCGTTGGCCGCCGCTGCCGGCCTCGCCGGACCGCACGGGCTCGAGGCGGTGATCCGGGCGCTTCAGCCGACGGCGCTCGTCGGCGTCTGCGGGCAGGCCGGGGCGTTCACGGAAGCCGCGGTGCGGGCCATGGCGGTGACGGCGGAGCGGCCGGTGATCCTTCCGCTCTCGAACCCGACCAGCCAGTCGGAGGCCGTGCCAGCCGACCTCTTGGCCTGGACGGATGGGCGTGCGCTGGTCGCGACCGGGAGCCCGTTCGATCCGGTGACCCACGGGGGCCGCAAAGTCCGGATCGGGCAGAGCAACAACGCGTTGGTCTTCCCGGGGCTCGGCCTCGGGGCGCTGGTGGCGGAGGCGCGAGAGGTCACCGACGCGATGTGCCGGGTGGCCGCCGAGTGTCTGGCCGACCAGGTCTCGAGCGCGGACCTGGCGGCCGGGAGTCTCTATCCGCCGGTCCGTGAGCTGCGCCGCGTTGCCCTCGCCATCGCAGGGGCCGTCGTGCGGGAAGCGCGGGACGCCGGGCTCGGCCGGCCGATTCCCGATGAGGCCATCCCGGCGGCGATCGCCGCCGCGACGTGGAAGCCATGCTATCCGCGGCTCTGCCAGGACTGA